From Acidimicrobiia bacterium, one genomic window encodes:
- a CDS encoding error-prone DNA polymerase, which produces MQYAELHCHSNFSFLDGVSDPAKLVEQAAQLGYCGLAITDHNGLYGAVRFADAARAFSLPTIYGAELTIHADTSLRLYQNVSHSICCGLSTAHVVVLATGVKGYFALCRVISRGNLRGKKGHPLLRLSDLEALSKECLILTGACPLSADPRYLLEIVDRSHLFIELTNNLMPEDCARNAFKRQIATRERLLTVATNNVHHALRKQGTYAQVATAIRAGTSLDDPMLRSLLHPTSERHLKSAEEMAELVDPLSVERAAEIGSSIAFDLCFAAPSLPRFDTPGGKSEAQYLRDLVFEGASKKYPPPGNERALRQLEYELSIIEELGYEGYFLIVWDIVRFCKESGILCQGRGSAANSAVCYALGITNADPIALDLLFERFLSPERDGPPDIDIDIEHERREEVIQYIYAKYGRSRAAQVANVICYRQRLALRDAGRAFGLTPGQLDSISRGVSGFLGSEARQALKKSGIDPRIARRVADTAEYLTGSPRHLGIHTGGMVLASKELWEVCPVEWASMPGRSVLQWDKDDCSAMGLVKFDLLGLGMLSCIHRCIDLVRQHHGVEIDLSKLPQEPEVYETISSADTVGVFQIESRAQMGALPRVRPRCFYDLVVQVALIRPGPIQGESVHPYIRRRRGEEPITYPHPLLRPALEKTLGVPIFQEQLMRIAMDAAGFSPSRADKLRQALSHKRSRERLAALKEELFEGMRANGIPDRVAEEIYSKLLGFADFGFPESHAASFAYLVYASAWLRYHYPAEYLAAILNSQPMGFYSPASLISDAKRHGVVVLEPDVCYSDFDCTLVDTMPSSSGGKPVLLGLRYVRNLGPRTIESILRARRQSQEGGRSSERSMGTNVSDHELPRSEASSLVREGFPNMKPFRDFYDFAERTGLDRKTLESLAMAGALRSLGISRREGIWKAGVAADGITTAKTKVRLPRIGSEIQLPEHIVEMSPFEKTVADLWATGVSPHSHLMEHYRSFLAEQGVWTVADVLASKNKSRAKVAGIITHKQRPSTARGTLFLNLEDETGMLNVIVDPRTLERHLETIVRARSALIEGVVEKYQGSVNLLAARIAELAFEAAPASRDFR; this is translated from the coding sequence ATGCAATATGCAGAGCTTCACTGCCACTCCAATTTCAGTTTTTTAGATGGCGTATCGGATCCCGCTAAGCTAGTCGAGCAGGCCGCTCAACTCGGCTACTGTGGGCTTGCTATAACCGATCACAACGGCTTGTACGGAGCAGTCCGGTTTGCCGACGCTGCGAGAGCATTTTCCCTTCCTACCATCTACGGTGCAGAGCTCACGATTCATGCGGATACTTCCCTACGGCTGTACCAAAACGTTTCCCACTCGATTTGTTGCGGGCTCTCCACGGCTCACGTTGTAGTACTGGCGACAGGAGTGAAAGGATACTTTGCTCTTTGTAGGGTTATTTCGAGAGGAAATTTGAGGGGGAAAAAGGGACATCCGTTACTTCGTCTATCGGATCTCGAAGCTCTCTCAAAAGAGTGTCTGATTCTCACAGGAGCCTGCCCTCTTTCTGCCGACCCTCGCTATCTTTTGGAGATCGTCGACAGATCGCATCTGTTCATCGAGTTGACCAACAACTTGATGCCCGAGGACTGTGCCCGCAACGCCTTCAAACGCCAGATTGCAACTCGGGAACGGCTTCTCACTGTAGCTACCAACAACGTTCATCACGCCCTCCGTAAGCAGGGTACATATGCCCAGGTTGCAACTGCGATCCGCGCGGGTACTAGTCTCGACGATCCCATGCTGCGTTCTCTTCTTCATCCCACCAGCGAACGCCACCTAAAGTCTGCCGAAGAGATGGCGGAGTTAGTCGATCCCCTCAGCGTAGAGAGGGCTGCAGAGATTGGATCCTCGATAGCATTCGATCTATGTTTTGCCGCCCCGTCGCTTCCGAGATTCGATACCCCTGGCGGGAAGTCCGAAGCTCAGTACTTGAGAGACCTAGTCTTCGAGGGTGCTTCCAAAAAGTATCCTCCCCCTGGTAACGAGCGTGCCCTTCGGCAGCTCGAATACGAGCTTTCGATCATCGAAGAACTAGGCTACGAAGGATATTTTTTGATTGTCTGGGATATTGTCAGATTCTGTAAAGAGTCGGGCATTCTTTGTCAGGGAAGGGGCTCTGCTGCAAATTCTGCTGTCTGCTATGCGTTAGGTATTACCAACGCTGATCCCATCGCTTTGGACTTACTCTTCGAACGGTTTCTCTCGCCTGAGCGAGATGGTCCTCCCGATATAGACATAGATATCGAGCACGAGCGCAGAGAGGAGGTAATCCAGTACATCTACGCAAAGTATGGGCGGAGTCGTGCTGCTCAAGTCGCCAATGTTATCTGTTATCGCCAGCGCCTTGCTCTTCGTGATGCTGGACGAGCCTTCGGGCTTACACCGGGCCAATTGGACAGCATTTCTCGCGGAGTCTCAGGATTTCTCGGAAGCGAGGCACGCCAAGCACTGAAAAAATCCGGTATCGACCCTCGCATTGCCCGTCGAGTAGCAGACACCGCAGAATATCTGACCGGATCCCCTCGCCATCTAGGAATACACACTGGCGGCATGGTTCTGGCATCGAAGGAACTCTGGGAAGTGTGTCCCGTAGAGTGGGCATCGATGCCGGGGCGCTCCGTCCTGCAATGGGACAAGGACGACTGCTCTGCGATGGGACTGGTCAAATTCGACCTTTTGGGACTGGGAATGCTCAGTTGCATCCATCGCTGTATAGACCTGGTTCGCCAGCATCACGGGGTAGAAATAGATCTTTCCAAGCTCCCCCAAGAGCCCGAGGTCTACGAGACCATCTCTTCCGCTGATACGGTTGGCGTTTTCCAGATAGAGAGCCGTGCTCAGATGGGCGCCTTGCCCCGCGTTCGCCCCCGTTGTTTTTATGACCTGGTCGTCCAAGTCGCCCTGATAAGACCGGGGCCAATCCAAGGAGAATCGGTACACCCCTACATAAGACGCAGGCGCGGCGAGGAACCCATCACGTATCCCCACCCCCTTTTACGGCCAGCTCTCGAAAAAACTCTTGGGGTCCCCATATTTCAAGAGCAGCTCATGCGGATTGCAATGGACGCCGCGGGCTTTTCTCCATCTCGAGCAGACAAACTCCGCCAAGCTCTAAGTCACAAACGCAGCCGAGAGAGACTAGCCGCTCTCAAAGAAGAGCTTTTTGAGGGAATGCGAGCCAACGGGATACCCGATAGAGTTGCCGAAGAGATTTACTCGAAACTGCTAGGATTCGCCGACTTTGGTTTTCCAGAGAGTCACGCGGCTAGCTTTGCCTACCTTGTTTATGCCTCCGCATGGCTCCGCTATCACTACCCGGCAGAGTACTTGGCAGCCATCCTCAATTCACAGCCCATGGGGTTCTACAGTCCCGCCTCTCTAATCTCGGATGCTAAGCGTCATGGAGTGGTGGTCTTGGAGCCTGATGTCTGTTACAGCGACTTCGACTGCACTCTGGTTGACACGATGCCTTCTAGCTCGGGCGGAAAGCCGGTACTTCTAGGATTGCGTTATGTTCGCAATCTCGGTCCACGGACCATCGAGAGTATCCTGCGTGCTCGTCGTCAATCGCAAGAAGGCGGTCGTAGCAGCGAGAGATCGATGGGGACAAATGTAAGTGATCATGAGCTCCCGAGGAGCGAGGCGAGCAGTCTAGTCAGGGAAGGCTTTCCGAACATGAAGCCTTTTCGAGACTTTTATGATTTTGCCGAGCGGACGGGCCTCGACAGAAAAACACTCGAATCATTGGCCATGGCGGGAGCTCTTAGGTCCTTAGGGATATCTAGACGGGAAGGAATATGGAAAGCTGGCGTCGCTGCCGATGGCATCACTACTGCAAAAACCAAGGTGCGCCTGCCTCGCATAGGAAGCGAGATTCAGCTTCCCGAGCATATCGTAGAGATGAGTCCTTTTGAAAAAACAGTAGCCGACTTGTGGGCTACTGGGGTGTCTCCGCACTCTCACCTCATGGAGCACTACCGATCCTTTCTTGCTGAACAAGGCGTATGGACAGTGGCAGATGTATTGGCTTCGAAAAACAAGAGCAGGGCAAAAGTCGCAGGAATTATTACCCACAAACAACGTCCATC
- a CDS encoding fatty-acid--CoA ligase: MKLLIAAGNERGAFRLYPYGSFRCLMSICDRLAKHCHSLVGAKKWGRRMCDSILAPRTVTERINSANHDGREIVFLWRSGHETKPLTLFVDEAREMAGKIQAKGVGPGSKVAILGPTNQGVVKAIAASWLAGATVIVMPLPMRLGSIEAFVDATRRRIRAATPTLVLVSKELQDLVVPEPADPVPVGIEELEASGSAQYEVPRVTPEMMAVLQFTSGSTGDPRGVIVTHSMICSNLDGAAKVAELAPEDRLMSWLPLYHDMGLIGVLCSSLIFGINLVIGAPQDFLVRPRDWLEAISHFKATISPAPNSAYALASKILEKSASSFDLSSWRLALNGAEPVDPDTVDSFVKAGREANLSPGAPFCAYGLAEATIAATFPKPGTGMSVDVVSAIRLERENIAAPPSVGQEARRLPKLGRPVPSVELRIVDDAGNELGERVVGEVELRGPAITPGYYNDPQATTEVFDGEWLRTGDYGYIADGELVICGRKKDVIIVAGRNIYPQDIERLVERVPGVRAGNTVAFSVRTSRGRESFALVAETKDPENAGFIASQASKTVREHFGLAPTEVVMVPAGTIPKTSSGKLQRSLTRKLYEEGKLPELAKSA, translated from the coding sequence ATGAAATTGTTAATAGCCGCTGGCAATGAGAGGGGAGCATTTCGACTGTATCCGTACGGCTCCTTCAGATGTCTAATGAGCATCTGTGATCGTCTTGCCAAGCATTGTCACTCGCTGGTTGGGGCAAAGAAGTGGGGTAGAAGGATGTGCGATTCGATTCTCGCGCCTCGCACCGTAACAGAGCGCATCAACAGCGCTAATCATGACGGTCGAGAGATCGTTTTTTTGTGGCGAAGTGGCCACGAGACCAAACCTTTGACGCTCTTTGTCGACGAGGCTCGGGAAATGGCCGGCAAGATCCAAGCGAAGGGAGTAGGGCCAGGATCCAAAGTCGCCATTTTGGGACCCACTAATCAAGGAGTTGTAAAGGCGATAGCAGCATCCTGGCTCGCAGGGGCCACTGTTATCGTTATGCCCTTGCCCATGAGGCTAGGATCCATAGAAGCCTTTGTAGATGCGACGCGCCGGCGAATTCGGGCTGCTACACCCACCCTCGTACTGGTTTCTAAAGAACTCCAAGATTTGGTGGTGCCAGAACCTGCAGACCCCGTCCCTGTGGGCATCGAGGAGCTCGAGGCTTCAGGCAGTGCTCAGTACGAGGTTCCTCGCGTTACCCCTGAAATGATGGCTGTCCTCCAGTTCACATCGGGATCTACCGGCGACCCTCGCGGCGTTATCGTCACCCACAGCATGATCTGTTCGAATCTCGACGGCGCCGCCAAGGTTGCTGAGCTCGCACCAGAGGATCGTCTCATGAGTTGGTTGCCCCTTTATCACGATATGGGACTCATTGGAGTTTTGTGCTCGTCCCTCATCTTCGGAATAAATCTGGTAATAGGTGCGCCTCAAGACTTTCTGGTACGCCCCAGAGACTGGCTGGAGGCCATTTCTCACTTCAAAGCCACGATCTCACCGGCTCCGAACTCCGCATATGCGCTTGCCTCCAAAATCTTGGAAAAGTCGGCGTCTAGTTTTGACCTGTCAAGCTGGCGGCTGGCGCTTAACGGCGCAGAGCCTGTCGACCCCGACACGGTAGATAGCTTTGTCAAGGCAGGTCGAGAGGCGAATCTTTCCCCTGGTGCGCCGTTTTGCGCTTACGGACTGGCCGAGGCAACGATCGCCGCTACATTTCCTAAGCCGGGCACAGGGATGTCCGTGGATGTAGTATCGGCTATCCGACTAGAGCGCGAAAACATTGCCGCTCCACCTTCGGTAGGCCAAGAAGCCAGACGCCTACCAAAGTTGGGTCGTCCTGTACCCAGCGTCGAGCTGCGCATCGTGGACGATGCAGGAAACGAGCTAGGGGAAAGGGTCGTTGGAGAAGTTGAATTGAGAGGACCGGCAATTACGCCAGGGTATTATAACGATCCCCAGGCCACCACCGAGGTCTTCGATGGCGAATGGTTACGCACGGGCGATTACGGCTACATAGCCGATGGAGAGCTTGTTATCTGTGGTCGCAAAAAAGACGTGATTATAGTCGCCGGTAGAAACATTTACCCGCAGGACATCGAAAGGCTGGTCGAACGAGTCCCCGGCGTTCGTGCTGGGAACACGGTAGCCTTTTCTGTGCGAACTTCTCGCGGCAGGGAGTCCTTTGCTTTGGTCGCAGAGACCAAAGACCCAGAGAACGCCGGATTCATTGCATCTCAAGCATCAAAGACGGTGCGCGAGCACTTCGGGCTGGCACCCACCGAGGTCGTGATGGTTCCAGCAGGAACTATTCCCAAAACATCTAGTGGCAAACTTCAGCGAAGCCTCACCAGAAAGCTCTACGAAGAGGGAAAGCTTCCGGAGCTCGCTAAGAGCGCATGA
- a CDS encoding TIGR00730 family Rossman fold protein — MIVSVSSDSTSDKPFETLDVVSKQHPLLRRGAFADSSINDAIEHCVSLAAPDAPSEKASLAAEMVATALRLLRDDAPTGDIKLILSALKELRYTARVFAPYRQVRRVAIFGSARAPENSPVYKQAKEFARKIAGRGWMVITGGGPGVMAAGNEGAGARASFGLRIRLPSEPGANKTILGDPKLVNYKYFFSRKVAFVKESHAFVLLPGGFGTLDETFELLTLMQTGRSDPHPVVLLEPTEDTYWNGWRTFLEQHVLSRGYIDKSDLELMDVTEDVDRAVEIIERFYSVYHSQRFVDGRLVLRLRRLIPEEYLEYLTEKYSPIITEGRIEAVPPYPEEIEDNDEVDLPRIALWFDRRSFSQLRRLIDDINGAPLLDE, encoded by the coding sequence GTGATAGTGAGCGTTTCTTCCGATTCGACATCCGACAAACCTTTCGAGACCCTCGATGTGGTTTCGAAGCAACATCCCCTTCTTCGTAGAGGAGCTTTTGCAGACAGTTCGATCAACGATGCCATCGAACACTGCGTCTCCTTAGCTGCTCCCGATGCTCCTTCTGAGAAGGCATCACTTGCAGCAGAAATGGTCGCCACGGCTTTGCGACTTCTTCGAGACGATGCACCGACAGGCGACATCAAGCTAATTCTTTCGGCACTGAAAGAGCTACGTTATACGGCTAGAGTCTTTGCCCCGTACAGACAAGTACGAAGAGTTGCTATCTTCGGAAGCGCCAGAGCCCCAGAGAACTCCCCGGTTTATAAGCAAGCTAAGGAATTCGCTCGAAAAATAGCTGGGCGAGGGTGGATGGTGATTACCGGGGGTGGGCCAGGGGTGATGGCAGCGGGTAACGAGGGAGCTGGAGCGCGGGCAAGCTTCGGCTTGCGCATTCGTCTACCCTCCGAGCCGGGTGCTAACAAGACAATCCTTGGGGATCCAAAGCTCGTGAACTACAAATACTTTTTCTCCCGTAAAGTCGCATTCGTCAAAGAGTCCCACGCGTTCGTCTTACTGCCTGGTGGATTTGGAACGTTGGACGAAACTTTTGAGCTGCTTACACTTATGCAGACAGGGCGCTCCGATCCCCACCCCGTTGTGTTACTCGAGCCTACAGAGGACACCTATTGGAACGGATGGAGAACATTTCTCGAGCAGCATGTCCTGAGCCGAGGGTACATAGACAAATCGGATCTCGAGCTAATGGACGTCACTGAAGACGTCGACCGTGCCGTCGAGATAATCGAGCGATTTTACTCGGTTTACCACTCTCAGCGTTTCGTCGACGGAAGGCTAGTTCTAAGGCTCAGGCGCCTAATTCCCGAAGAGTACTTGGAGTATTTGACAGAGAAATACTCACCTATCATTACCGAGGGGCGGATCGAGGCAGTGCCGCCGTATCCTGAGGAAATAGAGGACAACGATGAAGTCGACCTTCCCAGGATAGCGCTTTGGTTCGACAGGCGATCATTTTCACAACTCCGTCGTCTCATCGACGACATTAACGGCGCCCCACTTTTAGATGAATAA
- a CDS encoding dTDP-4-dehydrorhamnose 3,5-epimerase, which translates to MSWRSGVGTELKRLRILSASLITLDVHRDGRGEFVEVWRDSWIAGALTPKQANMSRSKKGVLRGLHYHLRQSDFWFLVEGKALVGLYDFRRSSITKGESQIIELSAERPQGLYIPPGVLHGYYALEDCVLMYLVDQVYDGTDEHGVFWNDSELGLDWPVENPVLSQRDLSNPKLSEVPPEEIPQ; encoded by the coding sequence TTGAGTTGGAGGAGCGGGGTGGGAACTGAGCTGAAGCGCCTGAGGATTCTATCCGCCTCATTGATCACGCTGGATGTTCACAGAGATGGGCGCGGAGAATTCGTAGAGGTTTGGCGCGACTCTTGGATTGCAGGGGCATTGACTCCTAAGCAAGCTAACATGTCTCGCTCAAAAAAGGGGGTGTTGAGAGGATTGCACTACCACCTAAGACAATCCGACTTTTGGTTCCTAGTCGAGGGAAAAGCCCTTGTTGGGCTGTACGATTTTCGCCGGTCGAGTATTACAAAAGGGGAAAGTCAAATTATTGAATTGTCCGCAGAACGTCCCCAAGGGCTTTATATTCCGCCAGGAGTGCTACACGGTTACTACGCCCTGGAAGACTGTGTTCTTATGTACTTGGTCGACCAGGTATATGACGGAACCGACGAACACGGTGTTTTTTGGAACGATTCGGAACTGGGGTTGGACTGGCCTGTCGAGAATCCGGTGCTATCCCAAAGAGACCTATCGAATCCCAAGCTGTCCGAGGTGCCCCCTGAGGAGATACCGCAATGA
- a CDS encoding glycine dehydrogenase (aminomethyl-transferring) (acts in conjunction with GvcH to form H-protein-S-aminomethyldihydrolipoyllysine from glycine; forms a heterodimer with subunit 1 to form the P protein), protein MNNDRAASLSSPKAGGRASSDPISEGAPEPVIFEYSQPGRAAFSLPPEPEGLPSLDEAIPPQHLAESPPPLPEVSERDLVAHFTRLAHRQYSVDAGAYPLGSCTMKYNPKVGERIALMDGFSGMHPACDPALAQGALEVMYLLERALCEVTGMARASLQPPAGAAGELTGLLVMTAYQKARGQERRIVLIPDSAHGTNPASVTLAGCEAVEIPSDEEGMVDISSLEKAVSDSVVGLMVTNPNTLGLFEKNIVRIAEIVHEAGGLLYYDGANLNAILGVCRPGDMGFDVVHINLHKTFATPHGGGGPGAGPVAVSEALVEFLPGPLVERDVERDHFYLENPSRSIGRVHSYFGNFGVLLRALVYILANGPAGLREVAETAVLNARYLQALVSDAFPPAYPGPCMHEFVTTASSIKKRTGVRAMDIAKRLLDKGFHAPTVYFPLIVEEALMIEPTETETPETLRALANALLEVAREAESDPELVKGAPHTTPVRRPDEARAGNPKTRRLSW, encoded by the coding sequence ATGAACAATGATCGGGCAGCCAGTTTGAGTTCACCTAAGGCAGGCGGCCGGGCATCCAGCGATCCTATATCTGAGGGAGCACCAGAGCCCGTAATTTTTGAGTATTCCCAGCCAGGTAGGGCGGCGTTCTCTCTACCTCCCGAGCCCGAAGGCCTTCCATCGTTGGATGAGGCGATTCCACCACAGCATTTAGCTGAGAGTCCGCCCCCTCTTCCAGAGGTATCCGAGCGAGATCTGGTCGCGCACTTTACGCGACTGGCTCACCGCCAATACTCGGTGGACGCCGGTGCGTATCCGCTCGGCTCGTGCACCATGAAGTACAACCCAAAAGTAGGGGAGCGTATTGCACTAATGGATGGATTCTCGGGCATGCATCCAGCCTGTGACCCCGCCTTAGCACAGGGAGCTCTCGAGGTCATGTATCTGTTGGAGAGGGCGTTGTGCGAAGTTACGGGAATGGCTAGAGCGAGTTTACAGCCACCGGCGGGAGCAGCTGGTGAGCTCACCGGCCTTCTCGTTATGACGGCCTATCAGAAAGCTCGTGGACAAGAGCGGAGAATTGTTTTGATACCGGATTCTGCACACGGAACAAACCCTGCAAGCGTCACCTTGGCGGGCTGCGAGGCCGTGGAGATTCCATCCGACGAAGAAGGAATGGTCGACATTTCGAGCCTTGAAAAAGCGGTGTCGGATAGCGTGGTGGGGCTCATGGTGACAAACCCGAACACCCTTGGGCTATTCGAGAAAAACATTGTGCGAATAGCTGAAATTGTCCATGAGGCGGGAGGGCTGCTCTACTACGACGGCGCGAATCTGAACGCGATACTCGGGGTTTGCAGACCTGGTGATATGGGCTTTGACGTAGTGCACATAAACCTGCACAAGACATTCGCAACCCCTCATGGGGGTGGAGGTCCTGGTGCTGGTCCAGTCGCGGTTTCGGAGGCTCTTGTCGAGTTCTTACCTGGACCTCTTGTAGAACGTGATGTAGAGCGCGACCATTTCTACCTTGAGAACCCGTCTCGCTCAATCGGCAGGGTTCACAGCTATTTCGGCAACTTTGGTGTGCTGCTGAGAGCATTGGTGTATATCCTGGCGAACGGTCCAGCCGGGCTGAGAGAAGTGGCTGAGACAGCGGTTCTGAATGCCAGGTATCTGCAGGCTTTAGTGTCTGATGCGTTTCCCCCAGCCTATCCTGGTCCGTGTATGCACGAGTTCGTTACTACTGCATCTTCGATCAAGAAAAGGACCGGTGTGAGAGCAATGGATATCGCAAAACGCCTTCTCGATAAGGGATTTCACGCGCCCACCGTGTACTTTCCTCTCATAGTGGAAGAAGCCCTAATGATAGAACCGACAGAGACGGAGACTCCGGAGACCCTACGAGCGCTAGCGAATGCACTTTTAGAAGTCGCTAGGGAGGCAGAGAGCGATCCTGAACTGGTAAAGGGAGCACCCCATACCACGCCGGTGCGAAGGCCCGATGAGGCCCGGGCTGGAAATCCTAAGACCAGACGGCTTTCTTGGTGA
- a CDS encoding aminomethyl-transferring glycine dehydrogenase — MSFVPHTSQDRKEMLATLGLSSSDEVFQGIPPKLQAPALDSSKVPGPLSEPEIVRYMRSLADRNTGGRLVCFAGGGVYDEFIPAAVAELAGRPEFKTSYTPYQAEVSQGVLQALFEYQSLVARLTGMDVANASVYDGGSAVVEAANMAVAITGKPELVVSRGVNPRYREMLATFASGSGHSVYEADLDQCATKIFGDKSVSEMAGQTGPAAVIIQHPNYLGVIEDLELLVDIAHSAGALAIVVSDPVANGVLRRPGEYGADIVVAEGQPLGNPLMFGGPYLGILACKEAYVRYLPGRIAGMTKDADGRTSFALALQGREQHIRRSKASSNICTNQTLNAITACIYLCWLGPEGLARSARIACLLAHKLASSLAQIDGFEIATDLPYFREFPLRIPVDTPTFLEGMAREGILAGIPLESHYPELGNTILIAATSARTIDEVERFVRAATGVGK, encoded by the coding sequence ATGAGTTTCGTACCGCACACTAGCCAAGATCGCAAGGAGATGCTTGCCACTCTAGGTCTCTCTTCTAGCGACGAGGTTTTCCAGGGAATTCCACCAAAGCTTCAGGCCCCGGCACTTGATTCCTCCAAAGTTCCAGGTCCTTTGAGCGAGCCCGAGATTGTCAGATACATGCGAAGTTTAGCCGATCGAAACACGGGAGGTCGGCTGGTCTGTTTCGCTGGGGGAGGGGTCTACGACGAGTTTATCCCAGCTGCCGTCGCTGAGCTGGCAGGTCGTCCGGAGTTCAAAACTTCTTACACGCCATACCAGGCAGAGGTTTCTCAGGGAGTTTTACAAGCTCTTTTCGAATACCAAAGTCTTGTGGCCCGCTTGACAGGTATGGACGTGGCTAACGCGTCCGTATACGACGGAGGATCGGCTGTGGTCGAGGCCGCCAATATGGCAGTTGCTATAACGGGAAAGCCGGAGCTGGTAGTCAGTCGGGGCGTAAACCCCCGCTACAGAGAGATGCTCGCGACGTTCGCAAGCGGATCCGGACACAGTGTTTACGAAGCGGATCTCGACCAGTGCGCCACAAAAATTTTCGGGGACAAATCAGTTTCAGAGATGGCGGGACAAACGGGTCCTGCTGCCGTCATAATTCAACACCCGAACTACTTAGGCGTTATCGAAGATCTCGAATTACTGGTCGACATCGCTCACTCCGCTGGAGCTCTCGCAATCGTGGTGAGCGATCCCGTAGCAAACGGAGTTCTCCGCAGGCCCGGCGAGTACGGTGCCGACATCGTAGTGGCTGAGGGACAGCCTCTCGGAAACCCATTGATGTTCGGGGGGCCATACCTGGGAATCCTTGCCTGCAAGGAAGCTTACGTTCGTTACTTGCCGGGCAGGATCGCAGGAATGACCAAGGACGCCGATGGACGCACCAGTTTTGCTCTGGCGTTACAAGGCCGGGAGCAACACATACGCCGATCGAAGGCATCCTCGAACATCTGTACCAACCAAACGCTGAATGCCATTACAGCTTGTATCTATCTGTGCTGGCTGGGTCCAGAGGGATTAGCACGCAGCGCACGCATAGCGTGTTTGCTTGCCCACAAGCTAGCCTCGAGCCTGGCACAGATCGATGGATTCGAGATTGCCACGGACCTTCCATACTTTCGTGAGTTTCCCTTGAGAATTCCTGTGGATACACCCACGTTCCTCGAGGGTATGGCCAGAGAGGGAATCCTAGCTGGCATCCCGCTTGAGAGTCACTATCCAGAACTCGGAAACACCATCTTGATCGCCGCCACGTCGGCACGTACCATAGATGAGGTCGAGAGGTTCGTCCGGGCCGCAACCGGGGTGGGGAAATGA
- the gcvT gene encoding glycine cleavage system protein T, giving the protein MLNVSPRSYQAVHTPALSAHQRLRARFTEFAGWVLPLRYPAGTIEEHLATRRSVGVFDVSHLGRVLVSGRDALLLLQRAFTNDLLRVSVRKAQYTLLLNDDGGIVDDIVVLWVDSDTFVVIPNAANTMAVVDALSKIRQRYQADVFIDNITSETAMFAVQGPAFEEVCESAGISLETLPPRFGVVKAGEWILSGTGYTGERGIEVIVPAASASDVFETLARSAIEIGGGPAGLGARDTLRLEMGYPLWGNEMDTSIAPSEAGLDWVLVESKDDFVGKAAALEYKKYPRWRPIGIVMRDKGPIPRKSYSVKAGEISGTVTSGGFSPVLGRGIALARMPSSFAPTKIVAGTNLALLLESDDSARRLKGYHEAAVGAEELSRLTRLTVDIRGRPALGILTCPPFVKTSLD; this is encoded by the coding sequence ATTTTGAACGTGAGTCCTCGATCCTACCAAGCGGTGCACACCCCGGCTTTAAGCGCGCACCAGAGACTAAGAGCGCGTTTCACTGAGTTTGCAGGCTGGGTCCTTCCCCTTAGATATCCGGCGGGCACTATTGAGGAGCACCTTGCAACGAGAAGATCTGTGGGGGTTTTTGACGTGAGCCACCTCGGACGCGTGTTAGTCAGCGGGCGAGATGCTCTATTGCTTCTGCAGCGAGCCTTCACCAATGATCTCCTAAGAGTCTCGGTCAGAAAGGCTCAATACACCCTTTTGCTGAACGATGATGGAGGAATCGTCGACGACATTGTCGTTTTGTGGGTTGATTCAGACACGTTCGTGGTCATACCCAACGCTGCTAACACAATGGCGGTAGTGGACGCTTTGTCAAAGATAAGACAGAGATATCAAGCAGATGTCTTCATCGATAACATAACTTCTGAGACCGCTATGTTCGCTGTGCAAGGTCCGGCCTTTGAAGAAGTGTGTGAGAGCGCTGGGATCAGCCTCGAAACGTTGCCGCCGAGGTTTGGTGTCGTCAAGGCAGGGGAGTGGATTTTGTCTGGAACCGGATACACCGGAGAGCGGGGGATAGAGGTTATCGTCCCTGCCGCAAGCGCTTCGGATGTGTTTGAGACGTTGGCACGGTCTGCCATCGAAATTGGAGGAGGGCCAGCCGGTCTTGGTGCACGAGATACCTTGCGACTCGAGATGGGCTACCCGTTGTGGGGGAACGAGATGGACACATCTATTGCTCCCTCCGAGGCCGGCCTCGACTGGGTCTTGGTGGAGAGCAAAGACGATTTCGTTGGGAAGGCGGCTGCTCTTGAGTACAAGAAGTATCCTCGATGGCGGCCAATCGGCATCGTTATGAGGGATAAAGGTCCAATTCCCCGGAAGAGCTACTCAGTGAAAGCAGGTGAGATAAGCGGAACGGTTACGAGCGGGGGTTTCTCTCCTGTCTTGGGCCGCGGAATCGCTCTAGCTCGCATGCCCTCGAGCTTTGCTCCAACAAAGATTGTGGCGGGTACCAATCTCGCATTGCTTTTGGAATCGGATGACAGCGCCAGGAGATTGAAAGGCTACCACGAAGCTGCAGTAGGTGCGGAGGAGTTGTCAAGGCTTACTCGCCTCACTGTGGATATCAGAGGCCGCCCAGCTCTTGGAATTCTAACTTGCCCCCCTTTTGTAAAGACCTCACTGGACTGA